In Chitinophaga nivalis, a single genomic region encodes these proteins:
- a CDS encoding peptidylprolyl isomerase — MSVIQKIRDKYAVVIVVVICLAIVSFLLQDAFFGKSSLARRDTSVGKINGEELDFGEYQRRIQDAENGARQQMPNGNIDEQTRQYIREQVWNQFLNEQIMQAQYKKLGIAVTEAEVVDQIKGKNPNPIVVQQFTRDGKFDRVAMEQTIAQAGTNPQIRAALEQLESYIAKSQEQQKYLTLVKQGVYYPSWLAKQQLADNSQTATVSYVNVPYASIADSTIKATDAEMERFIQDHKQLFKVEESRKVEYVSFDAVPSAIDSNAAIQQILALKAELDTTKDVAGFINRNSDIKFYDGYVSKNEAKVPQKDSIVNLPVGAIYGPYYDNNLIVFAKMVDRKSMPDSVKVRHILIASGPQGGAPDSIAKKRADSIEVAVRGGADFKELVTRYSDDPGSKETGGEYDITPSTQFVPEFKAFAFEGAKGQIKVVKTQFGYHVMQVMDQKNIGPAIKVAYLGKSVDASKETNNAAYGAASDFAGKSRSAAAFEKEVQQGKLNKRIADNVRPMDFVIPGIGQSRELVRWAYESKKGDVSNVFTFDDKYVVAVLTSIRKEGTAPLADVKPQVEAEVKKHKKAEQILAKLQTPASLDAAAKATNQPVLKAEGVTFATPFIASMGFEPRVAGAVFNKKWGTASVSAPIEGNAGVYVIKVDAFQPTAAPAQDIATQQAAYEQSIKSMLDQQLFEVLKKKSDVKDNRSKFF; from the coding sequence ATGTCAGTAATTCAGAAAATCAGGGACAAATATGCCGTCGTGATCGTAGTAGTGATTTGCCTGGCTATTGTTAGTTTCCTCTTGCAGGATGCCTTTTTTGGCAAAAGTTCTCTTGCCCGCCGTGATACGAGCGTAGGTAAAATCAATGGAGAAGAGCTGGATTTCGGAGAATACCAGCGTCGTATTCAGGATGCCGAAAACGGCGCCCGTCAGCAAATGCCTAACGGTAATATTGATGAACAAACCCGTCAGTATATCCGTGAGCAGGTGTGGAACCAATTTCTGAATGAGCAGATTATGCAGGCCCAATATAAAAAACTGGGTATTGCAGTGACAGAAGCAGAAGTGGTGGATCAGATAAAAGGTAAAAACCCGAATCCGATTGTGGTACAACAATTTACCCGTGATGGTAAATTTGACCGCGTTGCCATGGAGCAAACCATTGCCCAGGCAGGTACCAATCCACAGATCCGTGCTGCACTGGAACAACTGGAAAGCTATATCGCCAAATCACAGGAGCAACAGAAATATCTTACCCTGGTTAAACAAGGTGTATATTATCCTTCCTGGCTGGCTAAACAACAGCTGGCAGATAACAGTCAGACAGCTACTGTATCTTATGTAAATGTTCCTTATGCTTCTATTGCTGATTCTACTATTAAAGCAACCGATGCAGAAATGGAGCGTTTTATCCAGGATCACAAACAACTGTTCAAAGTAGAAGAATCCCGCAAAGTAGAATATGTATCTTTTGATGCTGTTCCTTCTGCTATTGATTCCAACGCTGCGATTCAGCAGATTCTGGCCCTGAAAGCTGAACTGGATACCACTAAAGATGTTGCCGGTTTTATTAACCGTAACTCTGATATTAAATTCTATGATGGATACGTTTCCAAAAACGAAGCGAAAGTTCCTCAGAAAGATTCTATCGTAAATCTGCCGGTAGGCGCTATCTACGGTCCTTATTATGATAATAACCTGATCGTGTTTGCGAAAATGGTTGATCGTAAAAGCATGCCGGACAGCGTGAAAGTACGTCACATCCTGATTGCTTCTGGTCCTCAGGGTGGTGCTCCGGATTCTATTGCTAAAAAACGTGCAGACAGCATTGAGGTAGCAGTAAGAGGCGGCGCCGACTTTAAAGAACTGGTAACCCGCTACTCTGATGATCCGGGTAGTAAAGAAACCGGTGGCGAATATGATATTACCCCTTCTACTCAATTTGTACCTGAATTTAAAGCCTTCGCCTTTGAAGGAGCTAAAGGTCAGATTAAAGTGGTAAAAACTCAGTTTGGCTACCACGTTATGCAGGTGATGGATCAGAAAAATATTGGTCCGGCTATTAAAGTAGCTTACCTCGGTAAATCTGTAGATGCCAGCAAAGAAACCAACAATGCCGCTTATGGCGCTGCCAGCGACTTCGCCGGTAAAAGCCGTAGTGCTGCTGCTTTCGAAAAAGAAGTACAGCAAGGTAAATTGAATAAAAGAATTGCGGATAACGTACGCCCGATGGATTTCGTGATCCCAGGTATCGGACAATCCCGCGAACTGGTGCGTTGGGCTTATGAGTCTAAAAAAGGTGATGTCAGCAACGTATTTACTTTCGATGATAAATATGTAGTAGCTGTTTTGACCAGCATCCGTAAAGAAGGTACTGCACCACTGGCTGATGTAAAACCACAGGTAGAAGCAGAAGTGAAAAAACATAAGAAAGCAGAACAGATCCTGGCTAAATTACAAACACCAGCTTCCCTGGATGCTGCTGCCAAAGCTACCAACCAACCGGTGCTGAAAGCAGAAGGTGTTACTTTCGCCACTCCTTTCATTGCTTCTATGGGCTTTGAACCACGTGTTGCCGGTGCTGTCTTTAACAAAAAATGGGGTACTGCCAGCGTATCTGCACCTATCGAAGGTAATGCAGGTGTATATGTTATTAAAGTAGATGCTTTCCAACCAACTGCAGCTCCTGCACAGGATATTGCTACCCAGCAGGCTGCCTACGAGCAAAGCATTAAATCCATGCTGGATCAACAACTGTTTGAAGTGCTGAAGAAGAAAAGTGATGTGAAAGATAACCGCAGCAAATTTTTCTAA
- a CDS encoding DUF2480 family protein, with translation MDEIINKVAQSGLETIDLEHYLPQGEIVVFDLKAHLFMGMILKEKDFRTAMQSLDWEQYRGKNVGLICSEDTVIPLWAYMLVMTNLQPVAAYAAFGDAEFIYKTLFLQNLAKLDVEAFNDKRIVIKGCGDKHVGEVAYAEVTRLLRPVAKSIMYGEPCSSVPVYKKKG, from the coding sequence ATGGACGAAATCATAAATAAAGTAGCGCAGAGTGGCCTGGAAACCATAGACCTGGAACATTATTTACCTCAGGGAGAGATTGTGGTATTTGATCTGAAAGCACACCTCTTTATGGGCATGATCCTGAAAGAGAAAGATTTCAGAACCGCGATGCAGTCACTGGACTGGGAACAATACCGTGGAAAAAATGTGGGTTTAATCTGCAGTGAAGATACCGTGATTCCTTTATGGGCTTATATGCTGGTGATGACGAACCTCCAACCTGTAGCTGCCTATGCTGCTTTTGGCGACGCGGAGTTTATCTATAAAACCCTGTTCCTGCAAAACCTGGCCAAACTGGATGTGGAAGCCTTCAACGACAAGCGTATTGTAATTAAAGGATGTGGGGATAAACATGTCGGAGAAGTAGCCTATGCCGAAGTAACCCGGTTATTACGCCCGGTAGCTAAAAGCATCATGTATGGTGAACCTTGTTCTTCAGTACCGGTATATAAAAAGAAGGGTTAA
- the corA gene encoding magnesium/cobalt transporter CorA produces the protein MAAKKNILPIPDVLNPFKVRKERIMNFNPATGTTTRTPAAETKITVFDYSSDNCQTTTLPDIAATFPYLSSSKLSWINIDGLRKEDVHTVCEKFQIHPLIEEDILSVGQRAKMDMIGDRLFCLLPMIYFNAGSATIDLEQVSIVLGKNFVISFQEDPERDVFDPVRDKLQLHGSRIRNGGADYLCYSLLDVIIDNYFVVLDKLGERIELMEDVVQHTPNKRSLARINFLRRQVFLFKRAIAPVRELVNGFLKSESDLLDDKVTKYFKDVYDHIIQCNDLADNYRDMVLNLQEMYHTQLNLKMNEIMKVLAVVTTLMAPLTLIAGIYGMNFENMPELKSPMGYFYTLGAMGILLILMIVLFRKRGWF, from the coding sequence ATGGCTGCAAAAAAAAATATTTTACCGATTCCGGATGTGCTTAATCCTTTCAAGGTAAGGAAAGAGCGGATTATGAATTTTAATCCCGCTACCGGTACTACAACCCGTACACCTGCAGCCGAAACTAAGATCACCGTATTTGACTATAGCAGCGATAACTGCCAAACCACCACACTGCCTGATATAGCAGCTACTTTTCCCTATCTCTCTTCCTCCAAACTCAGCTGGATAAATATCGACGGACTGCGTAAAGAAGATGTGCACACCGTATGTGAAAAGTTTCAGATCCATCCGCTGATTGAAGAAGATATACTCAGTGTAGGGCAGCGGGCTAAAATGGATATGATTGGAGACCGGCTGTTTTGTTTGCTGCCGATGATATATTTTAATGCCGGCAGTGCTACGATAGATTTAGAGCAGGTGAGCATTGTACTGGGGAAAAATTTTGTGATCTCTTTTCAGGAAGATCCTGAGCGTGACGTATTTGACCCGGTGAGAGATAAACTGCAATTACACGGCTCCCGGATACGTAACGGAGGCGCAGATTATCTTTGTTATTCTCTCCTGGATGTAATTATCGATAATTATTTTGTTGTACTGGATAAGTTAGGGGAGCGGATAGAGCTGATGGAAGATGTAGTACAACACACACCGAATAAACGTAGTCTGGCCCGCATTAACTTTTTACGGCGCCAGGTGTTCCTGTTTAAACGGGCCATCGCACCGGTGCGGGAACTGGTAAATGGTTTTTTGAAAAGTGAAAGTGATTTACTGGACGATAAAGTTACCAAGTACTTCAAAGATGTATACGACCATATCATTCAATGTAATGACCTGGCAGATAACTACCGCGATATGGTACTCAATCTGCAGGAGATGTACCATACCCAGCTCAATCTGAAAATGAATGAGATCATGAAGGTATTGGCCGTGGTAACCACCCTGATGGCCCCCCTCACGCTGATAGCGGGTATCTATGGTATGAATTTCGAAAATATGCCCGAGCTCAAATCCCCGATGGGTTACTTCTATACATTGGGAGCCATGGGCATACTGTTGATACTGATGATTGTTTTATTCAGAAAGCGGGGCTGGTTTTAA
- a CDS encoding DUF3472 domain-containing protein, which yields MNRKKMMATLLTIAVSAGYTFAQTAAAVLPGFTAYADPLEENVTIDEAKGIINWTDNTNAVNFYFHAVKTGPLKIALMAKSTAPNKIKVSINGTEKIISIPNNSDYEKIPALQTSIKQPGFYCISLKGVEKTGNSYAEIQSVTLEGAAAQQIQFNPKPWRRAASVHLNYPVPEGKNAEWFYGEIKVPAGEDKTGTYFMSCGFHRGYFGMQVNSPTERRIIFSVWDAGGEPEERSKVKYEDQVVMLAKGDSVIASGFGGEGTGGHSHWVYNWQAGATYRFLMHSVPTGNTTTYTAYFYVPEHQEWKLIASFRAPKDGKYMGHLYSFLENFSFENGHIGRKGYFGNHWIKTDTGEWIALTKAKFTNDATARAKDRIDYGGGVENGWFYLWNSGFKPANAQYGDLFERPAAGTHPEIVLPRF from the coding sequence ATGAACAGAAAAAAAATGATGGCAACATTACTCACTATTGCTGTGAGCGCCGGCTACACTTTTGCCCAGACAGCAGCAGCTGTATTACCCGGATTTACAGCTTACGCTGATCCTTTGGAAGAAAATGTCACGATAGACGAAGCAAAAGGTATTATCAACTGGACTGATAATACCAATGCAGTCAATTTCTATTTTCACGCTGTTAAAACAGGACCACTGAAAATAGCATTGATGGCAAAATCAACGGCTCCCAACAAAATCAAGGTAAGCATCAACGGAACTGAAAAAATAATCAGCATTCCTAACAATAGTGATTATGAAAAAATACCCGCATTGCAAACCAGCATCAAACAACCAGGTTTCTACTGCATCTCTTTAAAAGGAGTAGAGAAGACGGGTAATAGCTATGCGGAAATTCAGTCGGTTACATTGGAAGGAGCCGCAGCCCAACAGATACAATTTAACCCCAAACCCTGGCGTCGGGCCGCTTCCGTACATTTAAACTATCCGGTTCCGGAAGGAAAAAATGCCGAATGGTTTTATGGCGAAATAAAAGTACCGGCAGGAGAAGATAAAACAGGTACCTACTTTATGTCTTGCGGTTTTCATCGCGGATATTTTGGGATGCAGGTAAATTCTCCTACTGAAAGAAGAATTATTTTTTCTGTTTGGGATGCAGGCGGAGAACCCGAAGAGCGCAGCAAAGTAAAATATGAAGATCAGGTAGTGATGCTGGCAAAAGGGGATAGTGTAATCGCCAGCGGTTTTGGTGGAGAAGGTACCGGTGGCCACAGTCACTGGGTGTATAACTGGCAGGCCGGAGCTACCTATCGTTTTCTGATGCATAGTGTACCAACAGGCAACACCACTACCTATACCGCTTATTTCTATGTACCCGAACACCAGGAATGGAAACTGATCGCCAGTTTCCGCGCACCAAAAGATGGGAAATATATGGGACACCTGTATTCATTTCTCGAAAACTTCTCTTTTGAAAACGGGCATATCGGCAGAAAAGGATACTTTGGTAACCATTGGATTAAAACAGACACCGGCGAATGGATCGCACTTACAAAAGCAAAATTCACCAACGATGCTACCGCAAGGGCTAAAGATCGTATAGACTACGGTGGTGGTGTGGAAAACGGTTGGTTTTATCTGTGGAACAGCGGTTTTAAACCGGCCAATGCACAGTATGGCGATCTGTTTGAACGGCCGGCAGCCGGCACACATCCGGAAATAGTCTTGCCCCGGTTCTGA
- a CDS encoding type 1 glutamine amidotransferase domain-containing protein encodes MKNQLKDKKVAIVVANGFEEVELTAPLQALKEAGATVEIISPEKNAVRAWAEKNWGKDYQIDKNIHHAAAAEYDALVLPGGVMNPDYLRTDEIVVRFVHHFFETGKPIAAICHGPWTLIETGELKGRKVTSYPSLKTDLENAGATWVNEAVVTDNGLVTSRNPGDLPAFCKKIVEEIAEGVHATN; translated from the coding sequence ATGAAAAATCAGTTGAAAGACAAGAAGGTAGCCATAGTAGTGGCCAATGGTTTTGAGGAAGTAGAGCTTACTGCTCCTTTGCAGGCTTTAAAAGAAGCCGGGGCAACAGTGGAGATCATCTCTCCGGAAAAAAATGCGGTACGTGCCTGGGCAGAAAAAAACTGGGGAAAAGATTATCAGATAGATAAAAATATTCATCATGCGGCCGCCGCGGAGTATGATGCATTAGTGTTGCCGGGAGGTGTGATGAATCCGGATTATTTACGTACGGATGAAATAGTGGTCCGTTTTGTTCATCATTTTTTTGAAACGGGAAAGCCTATTGCAGCGATCTGTCATGGTCCATGGACATTAATAGAAACCGGTGAATTGAAAGGACGGAAAGTAACCTCCTATCCATCACTGAAAACAGACCTGGAAAATGCAGGCGCGACCTGGGTAAATGAAGCGGTAGTTACCGACAACGGTTTGGTAACCAGTCGTAATCCCGGAGATCTGCCGGCATTCTGTAAAAAGATAGTGGAAGAAATAGCGGAAGGTGTACACGCAACGAACTAA
- a CDS encoding septal ring lytic transglycosylase RlpA family protein, giving the protein MKTIPANVQRTSLFIFTTALLFCTTACSRKITQTGKASYYADSFDGRRTASGEVFRQNHLTAAHKSLPFGTKVTVINVSNGKSVKVRITDRGPFAAGRIIDLSRKAAARIGMINTGVANVEIKYKKKK; this is encoded by the coding sequence ATGAAAACTATCCCTGCAAACGTGCAACGCACTTCCCTGTTTATTTTTACAACCGCGCTGTTGTTTTGCACGACTGCCTGCAGTCGTAAAATCACACAAACGGGCAAGGCATCCTATTATGCCGATTCTTTTGATGGCCGGCGTACCGCCAGTGGCGAAGTATTCCGCCAGAATCATCTGACCGCCGCACATAAATCATTGCCTTTTGGTACCAAAGTTACTGTCATCAATGTTTCCAACGGAAAAAGTGTCAAGGTGCGGATAACAGACCGTGGCCCTTTTGCAGCCGGCAGAATCATTGATTTGTCCCGTAAGGCAGCTGCCAGAATTGGTATGATAAACACCGGAGTCGCCAATGTGGAAATAAAATATAAAAAGAAAAAATAA
- a CDS encoding DUF2867 domain-containing protein: MRISKTTLPDSSLLKQAGQRIDYQDGFSTIITATPPVTIEQTGNAFFSYSPRWVNGMMTVRDKLVGLFGLKTTGNGPRQITITPGAQAGVFKIMDKTEQELIIGQDDKHLDFRVSLLLQQQTPAAQQLTCTTVVYYHNIWGRIYFIFVKPFHRLIVPAMLKNIQQHLHG; the protein is encoded by the coding sequence ATGAGAATTTCAAAAACCACACTGCCAGACAGCTCCCTCCTGAAACAAGCCGGCCAGAGAATAGATTATCAGGATGGTTTTTCTACTATCATTACTGCCACTCCTCCGGTAACCATCGAACAAACAGGTAACGCTTTTTTCTCTTATTCACCCCGGTGGGTAAATGGTATGATGACCGTACGGGACAAACTGGTGGGTTTATTCGGATTAAAAACAACCGGCAATGGCCCCCGGCAAATTACCATCACACCAGGAGCGCAGGCTGGTGTTTTTAAAATAATGGATAAAACCGAACAGGAACTGATCATCGGGCAGGATGATAAACACCTCGATTTCCGGGTGTCTTTATTGCTGCAGCAGCAAACACCAGCAGCGCAACAGCTAACCTGTACCACGGTTGTATATTATCACAACATATGGGGCCGGATTTATTTCATCTTTGTAAAACCATTTCATCGCCTGATTGTGCCAGCAATGTTGAAAAACATACAACAACATCTTCATGGCTGA
- a CDS encoding thiamine pyrophosphate-dependent enzyme, with translation MGTLVADQLVNMLAEAGIKRIYAVTGDSLNHVNDAVRRDGRIQWIHVRHEETGAYAAGAEAQLNGLACCAGSSGPGHVHLINGLYDAHRSGASVIAIASTCATNEFGSGYFQETNTIKLFDDCSCYNQLATTAEQVPRMLQAGLQHAIHKHGVAVLGLPGDVAAADAKEITTSTKVYHPRPVICPSPAELKQLAGLLKEADKVAIYCGLGAVDAHDEVVALALLLKAPVAYSFRAKMGIQHNNPYEVGMTGLLGLASAYKSMHEADVVLLLGTDFPYTPFMPEKAKIIQVDIQPERLGRRAALELGLCGDIADTLNALLPLLQEKTDRSFLDAMLSFYGEVKQRLQTYVTDQGKENAISPEFVAATLNRLAAQDAIFTVDTGMTNVWTARYLEATGRRTLLGSFNHGSMANAMPQAIGAALAQPGREIFALCGDGGLTMMLGDLMTIKQYQLPVKIIVFNNRALGMVKLEMEVAGIPDWQTDMENPDFAAVAAAMGFKSFTIRQPEEVENVLSEAIKTAGPVLVNVFTNPEALAMPPKIEFAQMKGFALWMGKLILSGRYEDVFDAVKSNYKHLKEVL, from the coding sequence ATGGGAACACTGGTAGCAGATCAATTAGTAAATATGCTGGCGGAAGCAGGCATTAAACGTATTTATGCCGTTACCGGCGATAGTCTGAATCATGTGAATGATGCTGTCAGGCGGGATGGACGTATTCAATGGATACATGTACGGCATGAAGAAACCGGCGCCTATGCGGCCGGTGCAGAGGCACAGCTGAACGGACTGGCTTGTTGTGCAGGCAGCAGTGGCCCCGGACATGTACACCTGATCAACGGTTTGTATGACGCACACCGTTCTGGTGCATCGGTGATAGCGATTGCTTCTACCTGTGCCACCAACGAATTTGGCAGTGGTTATTTCCAGGAAACGAATACCATTAAATTGTTTGATGATTGCAGCTGTTATAACCAGCTGGCTACCACTGCAGAACAAGTACCCCGCATGTTGCAGGCCGGCCTGCAGCACGCAATACACAAACATGGGGTGGCAGTATTGGGATTGCCGGGAGATGTGGCGGCGGCAGATGCAAAGGAAATTACGACGTCCACCAAAGTATATCATCCCCGCCCTGTTATATGCCCTTCGCCGGCAGAGTTGAAGCAACTGGCCGGCCTGTTGAAAGAAGCAGATAAAGTTGCTATTTATTGCGGACTAGGAGCCGTGGACGCACATGATGAAGTAGTAGCCCTGGCTTTGCTGTTAAAGGCGCCGGTGGCCTATTCTTTCCGGGCAAAAATGGGGATTCAGCATAATAATCCCTATGAAGTAGGCATGACCGGATTACTGGGCCTGGCATCGGCCTATAAAAGCATGCATGAAGCGGATGTGGTATTGCTGCTGGGAACAGATTTTCCCTACACGCCTTTTATGCCGGAAAAGGCAAAAATTATACAGGTAGATATTCAGCCGGAGCGGCTGGGACGCAGGGCGGCCCTTGAACTGGGATTATGCGGCGATATTGCGGATACCCTCAATGCTTTATTACCCCTGTTACAAGAAAAAACAGACCGTTCTTTCCTGGATGCGATGCTATCGTTTTACGGAGAAGTGAAACAACGGTTACAGACCTACGTAACAGACCAGGGAAAAGAAAATGCCATCAGTCCTGAGTTTGTTGCTGCTACGCTCAACCGGCTGGCTGCCCAGGATGCAATTTTTACTGTGGATACGGGCATGACGAATGTATGGACTGCCCGCTACCTGGAAGCTACCGGCAGACGCACCCTGCTGGGATCTTTTAATCATGGCTCCATGGCGAATGCGATGCCACAGGCAATAGGTGCTGCGCTGGCGCAGCCCGGCCGGGAAATATTTGCCCTTTGTGGCGATGGCGGACTTACCATGATGCTGGGAGACCTGATGACCATCAAACAATACCAGCTGCCGGTTAAAATAATTGTGTTTAATAACCGTGCACTGGGTATGGTAAAACTGGAAATGGAAGTGGCCGGAATTCCGGACTGGCAAACCGATATGGAAAATCCTGATTTTGCGGCAGTGGCGGCAGCGATGGGATTCAAGAGTTTTACGATCCGTCAGCCGGAGGAAGTGGAGAACGTTTTAAGCGAAGCCATTAAAACAGCCGGCCCGGTACTGGTGAATGTTTTCACCAATCCGGAAGCTTTGGCGATGCCGCCCAAGATAGAATTTGCACAAATGAAAGGGTTTGCGTTATGGATGGGCAAACTGATTTTAAGCGGCAGATATGAAGATGTATTTGACGCGGTGAAGTCCAACTACAAACACTTGAAAGAGGTGTTGTAA
- the tamL gene encoding translocation and assembly module lipoprotein TamL, with product MRTRNSHIIVAHVIVCLAMLVISACSTTRTVPAGDRLYTGSSIKWENDSTSKKKSSKPKDYSTLNDGLNKKIRPNTNRKFLGMPFKLWLYNLGKEPKGKGLNYLLRKKWGEAPVLLSQVKSDYTSKVLQGYLVDNGYFEAAVSSQVKNIGKKKAEIKYTVAPHHRYTIKSVTYLTDSSAIGRTVNKSRPGSVLIEGKPYSLDMIKAERERIHADLKEQGYYYFTPDYLLVQVDSTNNGTVDLFVKIKDNTPMLALRPYRMHDITLYPDYSLENDSASTMGTPLFYKGNYIVDSAKRFKPIVFERSVFLRPDSLYRLSSHNITLQRLINLGTFKFVKGQFRPIRDTSQHNIVGGSPNVTVIRDTASRPRKDSAARRDALQSVTYRSMVNNRVALDSGWLDAKFYLTPYKRRSLQAELRGTSKSNGFIGSQVKLTAKNRNWLHSANLLEISLSGGMEWQTGNRSAGGSNSYAVGAEVAVTVPRFLTPIKGINIRTPYVPRTRISAGYELYSRANLYNLNAYTLQLQYMWQRTAFLSHTFAPIAVTYVLPTKTTAAYDSILKNDPSQRAAIEKQFIMGGNYTITYNNQSANRIHSFYLSGNLDVSGNLAGLLIKKGDSTKNILKNPFAQYERLTLEARHYWALGKGKQWINRLILGYGLPYGNSSTLPFVKQFFTGGSSSIRSFRARTLGPGSYHNPRVDSSALLANEAGDIKLEFNSEVRIHVASVFNVAAFVDAGNIWLQKQVPDKPGSQFKFDTFYKEIAVGAGVGVRIDASIVVVRFDMAMPLRIPYLPENERWVINKINFGDPEWRKKNLILNIAIGYPF from the coding sequence ATGCGGACAAGAAATAGTCATATCATTGTTGCTCACGTAATTGTTTGCCTGGCCATGCTGGTGATCAGCGCCTGCAGCACTACCAGAACAGTGCCTGCCGGCGATCGCCTGTATACCGGCAGCTCCATTAAGTGGGAAAATGATAGTACTTCAAAAAAGAAAAGTAGCAAGCCCAAAGACTATAGCACCCTGAATGATGGGCTGAATAAAAAAATAAGGCCCAACACCAACAGGAAATTCCTGGGTATGCCCTTTAAATTATGGCTATATAATTTAGGCAAGGAACCTAAAGGAAAGGGCCTGAATTATTTACTCCGCAAAAAATGGGGCGAAGCCCCGGTACTGCTTAGTCAGGTTAAGTCCGATTATACTTCCAAAGTATTACAGGGCTACCTGGTAGATAACGGTTACTTCGAAGCAGCCGTGTCTTCTCAGGTTAAAAACATCGGCAAGAAAAAGGCGGAAATAAAATATACCGTCGCACCGCATCACCGGTATACCATCAAAAGCGTTACCTATCTGACGGATAGCAGCGCCATTGGCAGAACCGTCAATAAAAGCAGGCCCGGCAGCGTACTGATAGAAGGGAAACCTTATTCCCTGGATATGATCAAGGCTGAACGGGAACGTATACACGCTGATCTGAAAGAACAGGGCTATTATTATTTTACACCCGATTATCTGCTCGTACAGGTAGATAGTACCAATAACGGCACCGTAGACCTGTTTGTTAAAATAAAGGACAATACGCCCATGCTGGCGTTGCGGCCATACCGGATGCATGATATTACCCTGTACCCGGACTACTCCCTGGAAAATGATTCCGCTTCCACCATGGGTACCCCTTTATTCTATAAAGGCAATTATATTGTGGATTCTGCCAAACGGTTTAAGCCCATTGTATTTGAGCGATCTGTATTCCTTCGGCCAGATAGCTTATACCGGTTAAGTTCCCATAATATTACCCTCCAAAGGCTGATCAACCTGGGTACCTTCAAATTTGTAAAAGGACAGTTCCGGCCCATCCGCGATACCTCACAGCATAATATTGTAGGAGGTAGTCCCAATGTAACAGTCATCAGAGATACGGCTTCCCGTCCGCGAAAAGACTCCGCTGCCAGACGCGATGCCTTACAATCCGTTACATACCGGTCTATGGTCAATAACCGGGTGGCATTGGATAGTGGCTGGCTGGATGCAAAGTTTTACCTGACGCCCTATAAAAGACGTTCTCTCCAGGCTGAGTTGCGGGGTACCTCCAAGTCCAATGGATTTATAGGCTCCCAGGTAAAACTCACCGCCAAAAACAGAAACTGGCTGCACTCGGCAAACCTGTTGGAAATATCCTTGTCTGGCGGGATGGAATGGCAAACCGGCAACAGAAGCGCCGGTGGATCCAATTCCTATGCGGTAGGAGCAGAAGTAGCTGTTACGGTACCTCGTTTCCTGACACCTATAAAGGGGATTAATATCCGTACACCTTATGTGCCTCGTACACGTATCAGTGCCGGATACGAATTATATAGCCGCGCAAATCTGTATAACCTGAACGCATACACGCTGCAGCTGCAATATATGTGGCAGCGTACCGCATTCCTGAGTCATACTTTTGCCCCCATCGCGGTCACCTATGTATTGCCGACCAAAACAACGGCGGCGTACGACAGCATCCTGAAAAATGATCCCAGCCAGCGGGCTGCCATTGAGAAACAATTCATCATGGGAGGCAATTATACGATCACGTATAATAATCAATCCGCTAACCGTATTCATAGCTTCTATCTGAGTGGCAACCTGGATGTTTCCGGTAACCTTGCCGGATTACTCATCAAAAAAGGAGATTCTACCAAAAACATCCTGAAAAATCCTTTTGCCCAATATGAAAGACTGACACTGGAAGCACGCCACTACTGGGCGCTTGGGAAAGGAAAACAATGGATTAACCGCCTGATATTAGGATATGGTTTGCCTTATGGCAACTCTTCCACACTGCCTTTCGTGAAACAGTTCTTTACGGGTGGTAGCAGTAGTATCCGTTCCTTCCGGGCACGTACATTAGGGCCGGGTTCTTATCATAATCCGAGAGTAGATTCTTCTGCTTTGCTGGCCAACGAAGCAGGGGATATTAAATTGGAATTCAACTCTGAGGTACGTATACACGTAGCCAGCGTATTTAATGTAGCTGCCTTTGTGGATGCCGGTAATATCTGGTTGCAGAAACAAGTACCCGACAAACCCGGCAGCCAGTTTAAGTTTGATACCTTCTATAAGGAAATTGCTGTAGGCGCCGGTGTAGGTGTGCGTATAGATGCTTCTATAGTAGTTGTACGTTTTGATATGGCCATGCCTTTACGTATTCCTTATTTACCGGAGAATGAACGCTGGGTAATCAATAAAATAAATTTCGGTGACCCGGAATGGCGTAAAAAGAACCTGATACTCAATATCGCCATCGGCTATCCGTTCTAG